In Tolypothrix sp. NIES-4075, the following proteins share a genomic window:
- the rlmN gene encoding 23S rRNA (adenine(2503)-C(2))-methyltransferase RlmN, which translates to MSANSATITTPQTQISIPPLLGASLEELTIWVQQQKQPAYRGKQLHDWIYNKGVRHLYDISVFSKQWRAEVAEIPIGRSTLHYRSVAPDGTVKYLLRLADGQIIETVGIPTFRWGDKGTGESSQSLERLTVCVSTQVGCPMACDFCATGKGGYKRNLARHEIVDQVLTVQEDFQQRVSHVVFMGMGEPLLNVDNVLGAIKCLNKDVGIGQRSLTLSTVGIRDRIRQLAQHHLQVTLAVSLHAPNQALREQLIPSAHSYKIEDLLAECREYVEITGRRVSFEYVLLAGVNDLPEHALELAKRLRGFQSHVNLIPYNPISEVDYKRPNSDRIQAFLTILKQQNIAVSVRYSRGLEADAACGQLRTSKK; encoded by the coding sequence ATGTCTGCTAACTCTGCCACAATCACTACACCCCAAACACAAATCTCGATTCCCCCACTATTAGGCGCTTCTTTGGAGGAATTGACAATTTGGGTTCAGCAACAAAAACAACCCGCTTACAGAGGAAAGCAGCTGCATGATTGGATATATAATAAGGGCGTGCGACATCTTTATGATATCTCTGTCTTTTCTAAACAATGGCGTGCCGAAGTTGCAGAAATTCCCATTGGACGCTCAACTTTACATTACCGCTCTGTCGCCCCTGATGGCACTGTCAAGTATCTTTTAAGATTGGCAGATGGTCAGATTATTGAAACTGTTGGTATTCCCACTTTTCGCTGGGGAGACAAGGGGACAGGAGAAAGTAGCCAGTCACTCGAAAGGTTGACTGTTTGCGTTTCTACGCAAGTGGGTTGCCCGATGGCTTGTGATTTTTGCGCTACTGGTAAGGGTGGATATAAGCGCAATTTAGCACGCCATGAAATTGTCGATCAAGTTTTAACTGTACAAGAAGATTTTCAGCAACGAGTTAGCCATGTAGTGTTTATGGGTATGGGTGAACCGTTGTTGAATGTAGATAATGTTTTGGGTGCGATCAAATGTTTAAATAAAGATGTGGGAATTGGACAGCGATCACTTACTTTATCTACTGTGGGAATACGCGATCGCATTCGTCAACTAGCCCAACACCATCTGCAAGTTACTCTCGCTGTTAGTCTCCACGCACCTAACCAAGCACTGCGAGAACAACTCATCCCCAGCGCACACTCTTATAAAATTGAAGATTTACTTGCCGAATGTCGCGAATACGTAGAAATCACCGGACGTCGCGTTAGTTTTGAATACGTTCTTTTGGCTGGGGTGAACGACTTACCAGAACACGCATTAGAATTAGCAAAACGTTTGCGAGGCTTTCAAAGTCACGTTAATTTGATTCCTTATAATCCTATCAGCGAAGTCGATTACAAACGCCCAAATAGCGATCGCATCCAAGCTTTTCTTACAATTCTCAAGCAGCAAAATATTGCTGTTAGCGTCCGTTATTCTCGTGGGTTAGAAGCTGATGCTGCTTGTGGACAACTAAGAACAAGTAAAAAGTAA
- the uvrC gene encoding excinuclease ABC subunit UvrC: MTTSAQIVPLLKDPERLENRLVEIPPEPGVYFMRDGSDRIIYIGKSRKLRSRVRSYFRDSQKLSERIATMVKQVTEIEFIVTDTEAEALALEANLIKQHQPYFNVLLKDDKKYPYVCITWSEEYPRIFITRKRGIGKEKDKFYGPYTDSHLLREILRISKRIFALKQRPQPLFKDRPCLNYDLGRCPGVCQKLISPEEYRKTVQKVAMVFQGRSQELIDILTQQMQKSAEALNFESAARIRDQIAGLKSLSSNQKVALPDDTVSRDAIALAGNDKHACIQLFQIRAGQLVGRLGFVADTHAEPGAILQRVLEEHYQTADAVEIPAEILVQHELPDGEILADVLTQRKQRKVTILAPQRQTKAELIEMVERNAQFELQRMQKLGDRNHQAMQDLAAILDLPDLPHRIEGYDISHIQGSNAVASQVVFIDGISANQHYRHYKIKNPTVTAGHSDDFASLAEVIQRRFRKYAEDPQLLRQGNPDFPDLIMIDGGKGQLSSVVAVLQEMNLLEDLRVVSLAKQREEIFLPGESAPLQTEAEQPGVQLLRRLRDEAHRFAVSFHRQQRSDKLKRSRLDEIPGLGHHRQKQLLGHFRSVDYIRQATPAQLAEVSGIGPRLAQEIYDYFHPS; the protein is encoded by the coding sequence GTGACAACATCTGCTCAAATAGTACCACTGCTTAAAGATCCAGAACGTCTGGAAAACCGTCTGGTGGAAATTCCCCCGGAACCTGGGGTTTATTTCATGCGCGACGGGAGCGATCGCATAATCTATATAGGTAAATCGCGAAAATTGCGATCGCGTGTTCGTTCATATTTCCGCGATTCGCAAAAATTAAGCGAACGCATTGCGACAATGGTAAAGCAGGTAACGGAAATCGAATTTATCGTCACCGATACCGAAGCTGAAGCTTTAGCACTAGAAGCAAACTTAATCAAGCAGCACCAACCATACTTCAACGTGCTGCTAAAGGATGATAAAAAATATCCTTACGTCTGTATAACTTGGTCTGAAGAATATCCGCGTATTTTCATCACTCGCAAACGTGGAATTGGTAAAGAAAAGGATAAGTTTTACGGACCTTATACTGATTCTCACCTATTACGGGAAATATTACGCATATCTAAACGCATCTTCGCACTCAAACAACGACCCCAACCACTTTTCAAAGACCGTCCTTGCTTAAATTATGATTTAGGTCGCTGTCCGGGTGTGTGTCAAAAGCTGATTTCACCAGAAGAATACCGCAAAACTGTGCAAAAAGTAGCGATGGTATTTCAAGGTCGAAGTCAGGAATTAATTGATATCTTGACACAACAAATGCAAAAATCGGCGGAAGCGCTAAATTTTGAGTCCGCAGCAAGAATTCGCGATCAAATCGCTGGGTTGAAGTCGCTTTCTTCAAATCAAAAAGTTGCCTTACCGGATGATACCGTTTCGCGGGATGCGATCGCTCTGGCGGGTAATGATAAACACGCTTGTATTCAATTATTTCAGATTCGCGCTGGGCAACTTGTTGGACGTTTGGGTTTCGTTGCCGATACTCATGCTGAACCTGGAGCTATTTTACAACGAGTCTTGGAAGAACATTATCAAACCGCCGACGCGGTGGAAATTCCCGCAGAGATTTTGGTACAGCACGAGTTACCAGATGGGGAAATATTAGCCGATGTCTTAACTCAACGCAAACAACGAAAAGTCACAATTTTGGCTCCGCAGCGGCAAACTAAGGCAGAATTAATTGAGATGGTCGAGCGAAATGCTCAGTTTGAATTGCAAAGAATGCAAAAATTGGGCGATCGCAATCACCAAGCTATGCAAGATTTAGCCGCTATTCTCGATTTACCCGATTTACCTCACCGCATTGAAGGTTACGACATCTCACACATCCAAGGTTCAAATGCAGTAGCTTCCCAAGTCGTGTTTATCGACGGAATCAGCGCTAACCAGCATTATCGTCACTACAAAATCAAAAATCCCACAGTTACTGCCGGACATTCAGATGATTTTGCGAGTTTGGCTGAAGTTATTCAGCGTCGCTTTCGCAAGTATGCTGAAGATCCGCAGTTATTAAGACAGGGTAATCCAGATTTTCCCGATCTAATTATGATTGATGGCGGTAAAGGTCAATTATCTTCAGTTGTCGCTGTCTTGCAAGAGATGAATTTATTAGAAGACTTGCGAGTCGTCAGTTTAGCAAAGCAGCGAGAGGAGATTTTTCTTCCGGGAGAATCCGCACCATTGCAAACTGAAGCTGAACAACCAGGAGTGCAGCTGTTACGACGCTTGCGGGATGAAGCGCATAGATTTGCAGTTAGTTTCCACCGTCAGCAACGCAGTGACAAATTAAAGCGATCGCGTTTAGATGAAATTCCCGGTTTGGGACACCATCGACAAAAGCAGCTTTTAGGACATTTTCGCTCTGTTGATTATATCCGACAAGCGACACCCGCACAACTAGCTGAGGTTTCCGGAATTGGTCCGCGTTTAGCGCAAGAGATTTACGATTACTTTCATCCCTCCTAA
- a CDS encoding replication restart DNA helicase PriA has translation MQIIQKIRCPNCGSEGERHYLSHSQLTRTQCPTCDYLMISCTLTGRVIEAYAPGILARR, from the coding sequence ATGCAAATAATACAAAAAATTCGCTGCCCAAACTGCGGTAGCGAAGGTGAAAGGCATTATCTTTCTCATAGTCAATTGACTCGCACGCAATGCCCGACTTGTGACTACTTAATGATATCTTGCACCCTGACTGGTAGAGTGATTGAGGCTTATGCCCCAGGTATTCTTGCTAGAAGGTAA
- a CDS encoding GH116 family glycosyl hydrolase, translated as MTNHFSPEIPISTWSRPIGKGWDKPYTVRYASNIDDGPWHGMPLGGFGAGCIGRSSRGDFNLWHIDGGEHTFQTIPACQFSVFESDGTSSQAYALCTQLPEDDSLVAWKWYPTGGEDEGDAMNRVTTGNYHALYPRSWFVYENVFQSQLTCEQFSPVWANNYQQTSYPVAMFVWTAHNPSDAPITLGIMLTWQNMVGWFTNAVKSPEVRVRDDGSPVYEYQPRLGESEDNYNTIVENSQYIGFELGKAGINEPVKEGEGQWCIATKKHPQVELFYHSRWNPVGTGEDVWQSFAEDGSLSNYRIGTSAAAGEQIGVALAVRFTLQPGESLEIPFVLAWDFPVTEFAAGINYYRRYTDFFGRDGKNAWTIASIALQQYQSWRSQIQTWQQPILDREDLPNWFKMALFNELYNLTSGGTLWSAASELDPIGQFAVLECLDYRWYESLDVRLYGSFALLMLFPELEKAVIRAFARAIPKSDETERIIGYYLTIKAESPIAIRKASGATPHDLGAPNEHVWEKTNYTSYQDCNLWKDLGCDFVLQVYRDFLFTGSNDIEFLNDCWNAIVQTLDYLKDFDKDGDGIPENSGAPDQTFDDWRLLGVSAYCGGLWLAALEAAIAISDILIINRRDAEELRERKSTYEGWLEQSRSIYEEKLWNGQYYRLDSQSGSDVVMADQLCGQFYARLLSLPDIVSGDRAFSALQTIYNTCFLKFHNGKFGAANGLRLDGSPENPQATHPLEVWTGINFGLAAFLVQMKMKNEAFSLTQAVVQQIYDNGLQFRTPEAITASGTFRASTYLRAMAIWAIYLVIGE; from the coding sequence ATGACAAATCATTTTTCCCCAGAAATTCCCATCAGCACTTGGAGCCGTCCCATTGGTAAGGGGTGGGACAAACCTTACACTGTTCGTTATGCGAGTAATATTGATGATGGTCCCTGGCATGGAATGCCTTTAGGGGGTTTTGGTGCAGGTTGTATCGGTCGTTCTTCGCGGGGAGATTTTAACCTTTGGCATATTGACGGGGGGGAACATACTTTTCAAACTATCCCCGCTTGTCAATTTAGTGTATTTGAATCAGATGGGACTTCTTCTCAAGCATACGCTTTGTGTACGCAACTTCCTGAGGATGATAGTTTGGTTGCGTGGAAGTGGTATCCAACAGGGGGTGAGGATGAGGGGGACGCGATGAATCGCGTCACTACGGGGAATTATCACGCTTTGTATCCGCGCAGCTGGTTTGTGTATGAAAATGTGTTTCAATCACAGTTAACTTGCGAGCAGTTTTCGCCTGTGTGGGCAAATAATTATCAACAAACTAGCTATCCTGTGGCGATGTTTGTCTGGACTGCTCATAATCCAAGTGATGCACCTATTACTCTGGGCATTATGCTCACTTGGCAAAATATGGTGGGCTGGTTTACTAATGCTGTCAAATCTCCTGAAGTGCGAGTGCGCGATGATGGCAGTCCGGTTTACGAGTATCAACCGCGTTTGGGCGAAAGTGAAGATAACTATAACACAATAGTTGAAAATAGTCAATATATCGGGTTTGAGTTGGGTAAAGCTGGTATTAATGAACCTGTAAAAGAAGGTGAAGGGCAATGGTGCATTGCTACCAAAAAACATCCCCAAGTTGAGTTATTCTATCATAGCCGCTGGAACCCTGTAGGGACGGGTGAGGATGTATGGCAAAGCTTCGCGGAAGATGGTTCTTTGTCGAATTATCGAATTGGAACATCGGCGGCGGCAGGGGAACAAATAGGAGTTGCGCTTGCGGTTCGTTTTACTCTGCAACCTGGGGAAAGTTTAGAAATTCCCTTTGTTCTTGCCTGGGATTTTCCGGTGACAGAATTTGCTGCGGGAATCAACTATTACCGCAGATATACAGATTTTTTTGGTCGCGATGGCAAGAATGCTTGGACGATCGCTTCTATTGCTCTTCAACAATATCAAAGTTGGCGATCGCAAATTCAAACTTGGCAACAACCAATTCTCGACCGCGAAGATTTGCCAAATTGGTTTAAAATGGCTTTGTTTAATGAGCTTTACAACCTCACCAGCGGCGGTACTCTCTGGAGTGCAGCGTCAGAACTCGATCCTATCGGTCAATTTGCAGTCTTAGAGTGCTTAGATTACCGCTGGTATGAAAGTCTCGATGTGCGGTTGTATGGTTCCTTTGCTTTGTTGATGCTGTTTCCGGAACTGGAAAAAGCGGTAATTCGTGCTTTTGCACGGGCTATTCCCAAAAGTGATGAAACTGAACGTATTATTGGCTACTATTTAACTATCAAAGCCGAAAGTCCGATAGCTATCCGAAAAGCCTCTGGCGCAACACCTCACGATTTAGGCGCACCGAATGAACATGTTTGGGAGAAAACAAATTATACCAGCTATCAAGATTGCAATTTGTGGAAGGATTTAGGCTGTGATTTTGTTTTACAGGTATACCGTGACTTTTTGTTTACAGGTTCTAATGATATAGAATTCTTAAATGATTGCTGGAATGCAATTGTGCAGACTCTTGATTATCTGAAAGATTTTGATAAAGATGGCGATGGTATTCCGGAAAATTCCGGTGCCCCTGACCAAACTTTTGATGATTGGCGGTTGTTAGGTGTAAGTGCTTATTGTGGTGGGTTGTGGTTGGCAGCTTTAGAAGCGGCGATCGCTATAAGTGATATTTTAATTATAAACCGCAGAGACGCAGAGGAGTTAAGAGAGAGAAAATCGACTTATGAGGGTTGGTTGGAACAATCGCGCTCTATTTATGAGGAAAAACTCTGGAATGGTCAATATTACCGACTTGATAGTCAAAGCGGTTCTGATGTGGTGATGGCGGATCAATTATGCGGTCAATTTTATGCGCGTTTGTTAAGTTTACCTGATATTGTTTCAGGCGATCGCGCTTTTTCTGCCTTACAAACGATTTATAATACCTGCTTTCTCAAATTTCATAATGGCAAGTTTGGTGCTGCTAACGGTCTTCGTCTTGACGGTTCACCAGAAAATCCTCAAGCTACTCATCCTCTAGAAGTTTGGACAGGAATAAACTTTGGGTT
- the fmt gene encoding methionyl-tRNA formyltransferase yields MKVVFFGTPKFAVPSLEKLLNHPEFEVLAVVTQPDKRRERGNKLTPSPIKTVSTAANLPIWQPQRIKKDTETLTQLKQLQADVFVVVAYGQILSQEILDMPKFGCINVHGSILPKYRGAAPIQWCLYNGEKETGIVTMLMDAGMDTGAMLLKATTPIGLLDNAQDLAIRLSIIGADLLLETLSQLEQGEIQPIAQDDSQATYAPLIKKPDYALDWSKSAFALHNQVRGFYPNCTATFRNQPLKITATAPLGSAFWSELPPELQEIEHKLPVSTISSNPGEVVSIVKGVGAIAQTGDGLLLLREVQQAGKRPQSGWDFVNGTRLAVGEVFISGN; encoded by the coding sequence ATGAAAGTCGTATTTTTTGGTACTCCCAAATTTGCCGTACCTAGCCTAGAAAAATTGCTGAATCATCCAGAATTTGAAGTTTTGGCAGTAGTTACCCAGCCAGATAAACGCCGGGAACGCGGTAACAAACTTACACCTTCACCGATAAAAACTGTCAGCACTGCTGCTAACCTACCAATATGGCAACCCCAACGCATAAAAAAAGACACTGAAACCTTAACTCAATTGAAACAATTACAGGCGGATGTGTTTGTCGTGGTTGCGTATGGGCAGATTTTATCTCAAGAAATCTTGGATATGCCCAAATTCGGTTGTATTAATGTACATGGCTCGATTTTGCCGAAATATCGGGGTGCGGCTCCGATTCAGTGGTGTTTGTATAACGGTGAGAAGGAAACCGGGATCGTGACAATGTTAATGGATGCGGGGATGGATACCGGAGCCATGTTGCTTAAAGCTACTACACCTATTGGATTATTAGATAATGCTCAAGATTTGGCAATTAGGTTATCTATAATAGGTGCTGATTTGCTGCTGGAAACGCTATCTCAGCTAGAACAAGGAGAGATTCAACCAATTGCTCAAGACGATTCACAAGCTACTTATGCACCTTTAATTAAAAAACCGGATTATGCGTTGGATTGGTCAAAAAGCGCTTTTGCATTACACAATCAAGTTAGAGGCTTTTACCCCAACTGCACCGCTACTTTTCGCAACCAACCGCTAAAAATCACCGCCACCGCTCCCCTTGGTTCTGCTTTTTGGAGTGAGTTACCACCAGAATTACAAGAAATAGAGCATAAACTGCCGGTGTCAACAATATCAAGTAATCCAGGAGAGGTGGTAAGCATTGTCAAGGGAGTGGGAGCGATCGCTCAAACCGGTGATGGTTTATTATTACTACGAGAAGTTCAGCAAGCCGGCAAACGTCCCCAATCAGGATGGGATTTTGTTAATGGTACCCGACTAGCTGTAGGAGAAGTGTTTATTTCTGGGAATTAG
- a CDS encoding response regulator produces MTASFFNRQQFQLHQSKRILLIEDNDVNRILLDDYLNYWGYDVQSLSEASTFFSTIEQFQPELILLDLKLPDIDGYTLLEKMHKLPDYVNIPVIVVSAFAFKADQQRALDLGACRYFVKPVNLIDLIQAIEEELALNSK; encoded by the coding sequence ATGACAGCAAGTTTCTTTAATAGACAGCAGTTTCAATTACATCAATCTAAACGGATTTTGCTAATTGAAGATAATGATGTTAATAGAATCTTGCTTGATGATTATCTAAATTATTGGGGTTATGATGTCCAAAGCTTATCAGAGGCTTCTACTTTTTTCTCAACTATAGAACAATTCCAGCCAGAACTAATTTTATTAGACTTAAAATTGCCAGATATTGATGGTTATACCCTGTTAGAAAAAATGCATAAATTACCAGATTATGTTAACATCCCTGTTATTGTAGTTTCAGCTTTTGCTTTTAAAGCAGATCAACAACGAGCTTTAGATTTAGGTGCTTGTCGCTATTTTGTTAAACCCGTAAATTTAATTGATTTAATTCAAGCAATTGAAGAAGAATTGGCTTTAAACAGTAAATAA
- a CDS encoding DUF6464 family protein, whose amino-acid sequence MEPSLSTEVILTHPRQSLGNVQFDWTPQPGNYLDLQGKTYAVLERRHKYQLKAGRYRLQNIALYVQSAKRPSEKSLVNGRWVVGDATCRYNANSEIIRCAVNPEGPCDSCRFYEELGVSC is encoded by the coding sequence ATGGAGCCATCTCTTTCAACCGAGGTGATTCTGACGCATCCGCGCCAATCCCTTGGGAACGTACAATTTGATTGGACACCGCAACCTGGAAACTATCTTGATTTGCAAGGTAAAACCTACGCAGTTTTAGAGCGTCGCCACAAATATCAGCTTAAGGCAGGACGTTACCGTTTACAAAATATAGCTCTTTACGTACAATCCGCCAAACGACCATCAGAGAAAAGTTTGGTAAACGGACGTTGGGTAGTCGGGGATGCCACCTGCCGCTATAATGCTAATTCAGAAATTATTCGCTGTGCAGTTAACCCAGAAGGACCTTGCGACTCTTGCCGATTTTATGAAGAGTTAGGAGTTAGTTGTTAG